Proteins encoded together in one Prunus dulcis chromosome 3, ALMONDv2, whole genome shotgun sequence window:
- the LOC117621570 gene encoding reticulon-like protein B8 encodes MPEKITPGDLLNNIVGTFAESSSKQKSVPLFGEETSNSVTSNLNRLFGRQKPVHHLLGGGKSADVLLWRNKKISASVLTGATVTWVLFEWLNYHFLTLVGFALVLLMLAQFLWSNFSGIISRSSSEVPRLVVPDQLFVNIAISIGHEINQALEFIQDVALGGNLKQFLMVVASLWVAAVIGSWCNFLTVLYIGFVAAHTLPVLYERYEDQVDNFAYQVLGQLQHNYRKLDTGVLSRIPKGKVNWKKHD; translated from the exons ATGCCTGAGAAAATAACTCCTGGGGATCTTTTGAACAACATTGTGGGAACATTTGCTGAAAGTAGTTCAAAACAGAAATCTGTGCCACTTTTTGGGGAAGAGACATCAAACTCAGTCACTTCTAATTTGAACCGGCTATTTGGACGCCAGAAGCCTGTCCACCACCTTTTGGGTGGAGGCAAAT CTGCTGATGTCTTGTTGTGGAGGAACAAAAAGATATCAGCTAGTGTTTTAACTGGTGCAACTGTTACCTGGGTGCTCTTTGAATGGCTCAATTATCATTTCTTGACTCTTGTGGGCTTTGCTTTGGTTCTTCTTATGCTTGCTCAGTTCCTTTGGTCAAATTTTTCCGGCATAATTAGCAG GTCCTCATCTGAAGTACCTCGCCTTGTTGTGCCTGATCAATTATTTGTCAATATTGCCATCTCGATTGGTCATGAAATTAATCAAGCCTTGGAATTTATTCAAGATGTTGCACTTGGAGgaaatttgaagcaatttCTTATG GTTGTAGCAAGCTTGTGGGTTGCTGCAGTGATAGGAAGCTGGTGTAATTTTCTGACCGTTTTGTACATTG GTTTTGTTGCTGCTCACACATTGCCAGTTCTGTACGAGAGATACGAAGATCAGGTCGACAACTTTGCATACCAGGTCCTCGGGCAGCTTCAACATAATTATCGGAAGCTCGATACCGGTGTCCTCAGCAGGATCCCGAAAGGAAAGGTCAATTGGAAGAAGCATGATTAG